A region from the Achromobacter seleniivolatilans genome encodes:
- a CDS encoding CTP synthase produces MTKYVFVTGGVVSSLGKGIAAASLAAILESRGLQVTMLKLDPYINVDPGTMSPFQHGEVFVTEDGAETDLDLGHYERFISARMHKVNNFTTGQIYESVLRKERRGDYLGKTVQVIPHITNEIQDFIARGAEAGWNGNTDVAIVEIGGTVGDIESLPFLEAARQMSLRMGRNNAAFVHLTLVPFIASAGELKTKPTQHSVQKLREIGIYPNALLCRADRPIPDDERAKISMFSNVPLDAVISVWDADSIYKIPAMLHKQGVDNIVCEALGLTPPPADLSMWDNLVEALEHPQHHLTIGMVGKYVDLTESYKSLTEALVHAGIHTRSKINIEYIDSEDIETRGTDQLKHLDAILVPGGFGKRGTEGKIAAIRYARENGVPYLGICLGMQLAVIEFARHVAGLGGANSTEFDPSAPHPVVALITEWMDREGKVEKRDNSSDLGGTMRKGAQRVPIKAGTRAQTIYGDEVNERHRHRYEVNNVYVPRLEEAGMVISARTPSENLPEMMELPDHPWFVGVQFHPEFTSTPRDGHPLFSSYIRAAIEQKSRRGQDA; encoded by the coding sequence ATGACCAAATACGTATTTGTCACCGGCGGTGTGGTGTCTTCCCTGGGCAAGGGCATCGCCGCTGCGTCGCTCGCCGCCATTCTTGAGTCGCGTGGTTTGCAGGTAACCATGCTGAAGCTCGACCCCTACATCAACGTTGATCCGGGCACGATGAGCCCGTTCCAGCATGGTGAAGTGTTCGTCACGGAAGACGGCGCCGAAACCGATCTGGATCTTGGCCACTACGAGCGGTTTATTTCCGCTCGCATGCACAAGGTGAACAACTTCACCACCGGCCAGATCTACGAATCCGTGCTGCGCAAAGAGCGCCGTGGCGATTACCTGGGCAAGACTGTCCAGGTGATCCCGCACATCACGAACGAAATCCAGGACTTCATCGCCCGTGGCGCCGAAGCCGGCTGGAATGGCAACACCGATGTCGCCATCGTTGAAATTGGCGGCACCGTGGGTGACATCGAGTCCCTGCCGTTCCTGGAAGCTGCACGTCAGATGAGCCTGCGCATGGGCCGCAACAACGCGGCCTTCGTGCACCTGACGCTGGTGCCCTTCATCGCCTCGGCTGGCGAACTGAAGACCAAGCCCACGCAGCATTCCGTGCAGAAGCTGCGCGAAATCGGCATCTACCCGAACGCGCTGCTGTGCCGTGCCGACCGTCCCATTCCGGACGACGAGCGCGCCAAGATCTCGATGTTCTCCAACGTGCCTCTGGACGCGGTCATTTCCGTCTGGGACGCTGATTCGATCTACAAGATTCCCGCCATGCTGCACAAGCAAGGCGTGGACAACATCGTCTGCGAAGCGCTGGGCCTGACCCCGCCGCCGGCCGATCTGTCCATGTGGGACAACCTGGTCGAAGCCCTGGAACATCCCCAGCATCACCTGACGATCGGCATGGTCGGCAAGTACGTCGATCTGACCGAATCGTACAAGTCGCTGACCGAAGCGCTGGTTCACGCCGGCATCCACACGCGCTCGAAGATCAACATCGAGTACATCGACTCGGAAGACATCGAAACGCGTGGCACCGATCAGTTGAAGCACCTGGACGCCATTCTGGTGCCTGGCGGCTTTGGCAAGCGTGGCACCGAAGGCAAGATTGCCGCCATCCGCTACGCCCGTGAAAACGGCGTGCCGTATCTGGGCATCTGCCTGGGTATGCAACTGGCTGTCATCGAGTTCGCGCGCCACGTCGCGGGTCTGGGCGGCGCCAACAGCACGGAATTCGATCCGTCGGCACCGCACCCCGTGGTGGCATTGATCACCGAGTGGATGGACCGCGAAGGCAAGGTCGAAAAGCGCGACAACTCGTCCGACCTGGGCGGCACCATGCGCAAGGGCGCGCAACGTGTGCCAATCAAGGCCGGCACCCGTGCGCAGACCATCTATGGCGACGAAGTGAACGAGCGTCACCGTCACCGCTACGAGGTCAACAACGTCTACGTGCCGCGCCTGGAAGAGGCTGGCATGGTGATCAGCGCCCGCACGCCTAGCGAGAACCTGCCGGAAATGATGGAATTGCCTGACCACCCGTGGTTTGTGGGCGTCCAGTTCCACCCGGAGTTCACTTCCACGCCGCGTGATGGCCACCCGTTGTTCTCCAGCTATATCCGCGCCGCCATCGAGCAGAAGTCTCGCCGCGGTCAGGACGCGTAA